The following are from one region of the Corylus avellana chromosome ca1, CavTom2PMs-1.0 genome:
- the LOC132167533 gene encoding uncharacterized protein LOC132167533, with product MEALIYQFTLLSNQALEDKSFDPSNIEDLMKLFEIESYKSWAAMELEQQKEAEEAESAMQQAEEYLDSAMESAMDEFRRFEEELESMSKAEMNSLVETAENARKMGNSMEKKAAIASKRYMEAAMNSATASMKSAWKGLASKKVHPS from the coding sequence ATGGAAGCTCTCATCTACCAATTCACCCTCCTTTCAAACCAAGCGTTGGAAGACAAAAGCTTCGATCCATCCAACATCGAAGACCTGATGAAGCTCTTCGAGATCGAATCCTACAAGTCGTGGGCAGCCATGGAGCTGGAGCAGCAAAAAGAAGCCGAAGAAGCCGAGTCGGCCATGCAGCAAGCCGAGGAGTACCTCGACTCGGCCATGGAAAGCGCCATGGACGAGTTCAGACGCTTTGAGGAGGAGCTCGAAAGCATGTCGAAGGCGGAGATGAACAGCCTCGTGGAAACCGCTGAGAATGCTAGAAAGATGGGGAATTCCATGGAGAAGAAGGCGGCCATTGCTTCCAAGAGATATATGGAGGCTGCCATGAATTCTGCTACTGCTTCCATGAAATCTGCTTGGAAGGGACTTGCATCCAAGAAGGTTCACCCTTCTTGA